In one window of Rhizobium oryzihabitans DNA:
- a CDS encoding diacylglycerol kinase, whose amino-acid sequence MDATPQKKQAEPAFRKEKGWRHLFAAARYSLQGLGRLWQEAAFRHEVLAFGVGLALLLVAGAPFAHLLVFTVLMLLLFAVEALNTAIEELVDRISPEISSVGRHAKDLGSFAVFCLLMANGFFVLYSLGTTLFF is encoded by the coding sequence ATGGACGCGACGCCGCAAAAGAAGCAAGCTGAGCCCGCCTTCCGCAAGGAAAAGGGTTGGCGGCATCTTTTTGCCGCCGCACGTTATTCCTTGCAGGGGCTGGGAAGGCTATGGCAGGAGGCGGCGTTCCGTCATGAGGTTCTCGCCTTTGGCGTCGGACTTGCCCTGCTTCTGGTGGCCGGAGCGCCCTTTGCGCATCTTCTCGTTTTTACGGTGCTGATGCTGCTTCTGTTTGCAGTCGAGGCGCTCAATACCGCAATTGAGGAACTGGTGGATCGTATTTCGCCGGAAATCTCCTCGGTCGGGCGGCATGCCAAGGATCTCGGCTCCTTCGCCGTCTTCTGCCTTCTCATGGCAAACGGATTTTTCGTGCTTTATTCGCTGGGGACGACGCTGTTCTTCTGA
- the pdhS2 gene encoding two-component system sensor histidine kinase PdhS2 encodes MSKSVSTSTDKIIVDRSKKHRNKAVFDTVKTTRERLQQGAGGSDAYEREMLTMHIAEALQGAMIMPLFIVLASIIGLYITRDIGLIIWSLIALSFHAMSLMLAKRAAKQEITAENLQHWRNLFLGMQILIGCAWAMFALAEPARNDPTLVLFFKGATLLIALSLTAMANFMLRRATFMTFLPVLAALCVTSAISRDPFDVGLALMFGMAILFCHRITSRLYQTSVKLLSSQTEKDDLIAELEVANSVSDEARRRAEEANLAKSRFLASMSHELRTPLNAILGFSEVMASEVLGPLNNPLYKEYSGDIHRSGQHLLDLINEILDLSRIEAGRYDLNEESISMLEIAEDCIGMIQLRARAKTIRISQQFESSLPQVWADEKSIRQVILNLLSNAVKFTPQGGEILVKAGWTAGGGQYVSIRDNGPGIPEDEIPIVLSAFGQGSIAIKSAEQGTGLGLPIVQAILAKHDGQFILKSKLREGTEGIAILPAKRVLQSLPAVEETHAIQPRRRSFA; translated from the coding sequence ATGAGTAAAAGCGTCAGCACGTCCACCGACAAGATCATCGTCGACCGGTCGAAAAAACACCGCAACAAGGCGGTTTTCGACACGGTGAAGACGACACGCGAACGCCTGCAGCAGGGCGCTGGCGGAAGTGACGCTTATGAACGTGAAATGCTGACGATGCATATCGCCGAAGCCCTTCAGGGCGCGATGATCATGCCGCTCTTCATCGTACTCGCCTCCATCATCGGTTTGTACATCACCCGTGACATAGGGCTGATCATCTGGTCGCTTATCGCCCTTAGTTTCCACGCCATGTCGCTGATGCTGGCCAAAAGGGCGGCAAAACAGGAAATTACAGCGGAAAATCTGCAGCATTGGCGTAATCTCTTCCTTGGCATGCAGATCCTCATCGGTTGCGCCTGGGCGATGTTTGCGCTCGCCGAGCCGGCGCGCAATGATCCGACACTCGTCCTCTTCTTCAAGGGCGCGACACTGCTGATCGCCCTTTCGCTCACTGCCATGGCCAATTTCATGCTGCGGCGGGCGACATTCATGACCTTCCTGCCGGTGCTGGCCGCTCTCTGCGTCACCTCGGCCATATCGCGCGATCCCTTCGATGTCGGCCTTGCCCTGATGTTCGGCATGGCGATCCTTTTCTGTCATCGCATCACCAGCCGGCTTTATCAGACCAGCGTCAAGCTGCTTTCGTCGCAGACTGAAAAGGACGATCTGATCGCCGAACTCGAAGTCGCCAACTCGGTCTCGGATGAGGCGCGGCGGCGCGCGGAAGAGGCGAATCTGGCAAAATCACGCTTTCTCGCCTCCATGTCGCATGAGCTCAGGACCCCGCTCAACGCCATTCTCGGCTTCTCCGAAGTCATGGCCTCGGAAGTGCTCGGTCCGCTCAATAATCCGCTCTACAAGGAATATTCCGGTGATATCCACCGCTCCGGCCAGCATCTGCTCGATCTGATCAACGAAATCCTCGACCTGTCGCGCATCGAGGCCGGCCGCTACGACCTCAACGAGGAATCGATCTCGATGCTGGAAATCGCCGAGGATTGCATCGGCATGATCCAGCTTCGCGCCCGCGCCAAGACGATCAGGATTTCGCAGCAATTCGAAAGCAGCCTGCCGCAGGTCTGGGCCGATGAAAAATCCATCCGCCAGGTGATCCTGAACCTTCTCTCCAATGCGGTGAAATTCACGCCGCAGGGTGGTGAAATTCTCGTAAAGGCAGGCTGGACGGCGGGTGGCGGGCAATATGTCTCGATCAGGGACAACGGCCCCGGCATTCCCGAAGACGAAATCCCCATCGTCCTTTCGGCCTTCGGTCAGGGATCTATCGCGATCAAGAGCGCTGAACAGGGAACGGGGCTAGGCCTGCCCATTGTTCAGGCCATCCTCGCCAAACATGACGGCCAGTTCATCCTGAAGTCGAAATTGCGCGAGGGCACCGAAGGCATCGCCATCCTGCCGGCAAAGCGCGTGCTGCAAAGCCTGCCCGCCGTGGAGGAAACCCACGCCATCCAGCCGCGCCGGCGATCCTTCGCCTGA
- a CDS encoding thermonuclease family protein: MGRNGGRRRRFSAFRDGGLFLATVFLGILIAAKLDLVNSETHSGRFFVIDGDTLAKGGERFRLLGIDAPELSQTCLRGGESWPCGEEARRFLRRLMDGAQVSCSGSSRDRYGRLLVYCTADEKDVSSEMVAAGFAVASGYFQFSGEQATARREARGIWAGEFEKPSEWRREHRVADIETPAAGFLTIVRHLLGWKNG, from the coding sequence ATGGGACGAAATGGAGGCAGACGCAGGCGTTTTTCGGCCTTTCGCGACGGCGGGCTTTTTCTGGCGACGGTTTTTCTCGGCATTCTGATTGCCGCCAAGCTGGACCTCGTCAATAGCGAGACCCATAGCGGCCGTTTCTTTGTGATCGATGGCGACACGCTCGCAAAGGGCGGTGAGCGGTTCCGGCTGCTCGGCATCGACGCGCCCGAGCTTTCGCAGACATGTCTGCGCGGCGGCGAGAGCTGGCCCTGCGGCGAGGAGGCGCGCCGCTTTCTGCGAAGGTTGATGGACGGCGCCCAAGTCTCCTGTTCCGGCAGTTCCAGAGATCGTTACGGGCGGTTGCTGGTTTATTGTACGGCGGATGAGAAGGATGTTTCGTCGGAAATGGTGGCGGCGGGTTTTGCCGTTGCCTCCGGTTATTTCCAGTTTTCCGGCGAGCAGGCGACAGCGCGCCGCGAGGCACGCGGTATCTGGGCTGGAGAATTCGAAAAACCGTCGGAATGGCGGCGCGAACACCGTGTGGCCGACATCGAGACGCCAGCGGCTGGGTTTTTGACCATCGTCCGTCATCTTCTGGGGTGGAAAAATGGCTGA
- a CDS encoding uracil-DNA glycosylase family protein: MAETDRAPSIPDDGLDGLRAEIARCRLCRDTPLKGASDRLPHEPRPVVVMSKKARILIAGQAPGLRVHETGLPFNDASGDRLRQWLNVDRETFYDPDRFAIVPMGFCFPGYDDKGSDLPPRRECAPKWRERVMAAMPQVELILAVGQYAQAFHLGERRHKTMTETVRDWRSYFHSNSGPAIFALPHPSWRNTGWLKKNPWFTEELLPVLRRHVEMRL, from the coding sequence ATGGCTGAGACAGATCGGGCTCCATCAATACCTGATGACGGGCTGGATGGCCTGCGTGCCGAGATCGCCCGCTGTCGCCTCTGTCGTGATACCCCGCTCAAAGGTGCTTCCGATCGCCTGCCGCACGAACCACGGCCGGTGGTGGTGATGTCGAAGAAGGCGCGCATCCTGATTGCCGGGCAGGCGCCTGGGCTTCGTGTGCATGAAACGGGTCTGCCCTTCAACGATGCTTCCGGCGACAGGCTTCGCCAGTGGCTGAATGTGGATCGGGAAACGTTTTACGATCCGGACCGTTTCGCCATCGTGCCGATGGGGTTCTGTTTTCCCGGTTATGACGACAAGGGCAGCGACCTGCCGCCGCGACGCGAATGTGCGCCCAAATGGCGGGAGCGGGTGATGGCGGCCATGCCGCAGGTGGAACTCATCCTTGCCGTCGGCCAATATGCGCAGGCCTTCCATCTGGGCGAAAGGCGGCACAAAACCATGACCGAGACAGTGCGCGACTGGCGCAGCTATTTTCACTCGAATTCGGGGCCGGCCATTTTTGCGCTACCGCATCCGAGCTGGCGTAACACCGGCTGGCTGAAAAAGAACCCGTGGTTTACGGAGGAGTTGCTTCCGGTTCTTCGCCGACATGTGGAAATGCGGCTTTAG
- a CDS encoding Lrp/AsnC family transcriptional regulator gives MDRLDRKILRILQEDSTLAVADLAKKVGLSTTPCWRRIQKMEEDGVIRRRVALLDPVKVNTKVTVFVSIRTASHSIEWLKRFSEVVSEFPEVVEFYRMSGDVDYLLRVVVPDIAAYDAFYKRMIAKIEIRDVSSAFAMEQIKYTTELPLDYMLLDNPKSGEE, from the coding sequence TTGGATCGCCTAGACCGTAAGATTTTGCGCATTCTGCAAGAAGATTCCACCTTGGCTGTCGCTGATCTGGCGAAGAAGGTCGGCCTTTCCACGACGCCCTGTTGGCGGCGTATCCAGAAGATGGAGGAGGACGGTGTCATCCGTCGGCGCGTGGCGCTGCTGGATCCGGTCAAGGTCAACACCAAGGTCACCGTTTTTGTCTCCATCCGCACCGCTTCCCATTCCATCGAATGGCTGAAGCGGTTTTCCGAGGTGGTGTCCGAGTTTCCGGAAGTCGTTGAGTTTTACCGCATGAGCGGCGATGTCGATTATCTGCTGCGCGTCGTCGTGCCTGATATCGCGGCTTATGACGCCTTCTACAAGCGGATGATCGCCAAGATCGAGATTCGCGACGTGTCGTCCGCCTTTGCCATGGAACAGATCAAATATACGACGGAACTGCCGCTCGATTACATGCTTCTCGACAATCCGAAATCCGGCGAGGAGTGA
- a CDS encoding aliphatic sulfonate ABC transporter substrate-binding protein translates to MLTRRGTLGLIAGATGAVFLPHVRRAGAATTTLRIGWQKNGVIALAKSQGALEALLKDRGIEVKWSEFSSGPPLLEALGAGALDIGPTGDVPPLFAQAAGGNLRYVGTYKGAAGGSAILVQKDSPLKTLADLKGRKVAFKRGSSAHNVTVKALRKAGLTLNDITPVDLAPPDAAAAFRRGSIDAWSIWDPYFAVAEKEPTTRVLATAEGIVDPWSYFLANGDFVESNPDLVPLILKELANVGARAQANIDATAKSLAAITGVPEDVTKVSLTRPGADLGRVSLVADEAVSYQQALADEFYDLKIVPKKLKVADIVWRPKAS, encoded by the coding sequence ATGCTCACAAGACGCGGAACATTGGGACTGATTGCGGGTGCGACTGGGGCGGTGTTCCTGCCGCATGTCCGGCGGGCTGGTGCCGCAACCACCACATTGCGGATCGGCTGGCAGAAAAATGGCGTGATTGCGCTGGCGAAAAGCCAGGGTGCGCTCGAAGCGCTGCTGAAGGATCGCGGCATCGAGGTCAAATGGTCGGAGTTTTCCTCCGGGCCGCCGCTTCTCGAAGCGCTTGGTGCGGGCGCGCTGGACATCGGGCCGACGGGCGACGTGCCGCCGCTCTTTGCGCAGGCCGCCGGTGGCAATCTGCGTTATGTGGGCACCTATAAGGGCGCAGCCGGTGGCTCGGCAATCCTCGTGCAGAAGGATTCGCCGCTGAAGACGCTGGCAGACCTGAAGGGCAGGAAGGTTGCCTTCAAGCGCGGCTCCAGCGCCCACAATGTCACTGTGAAAGCGTTGCGGAAGGCAGGGCTGACGCTGAATGATATAACGCCCGTGGATCTTGCCCCGCCGGATGCTGCGGCCGCCTTCCGCCGCGGCAGCATCGATGCCTGGTCGATCTGGGATCCTTATTTCGCGGTGGCCGAAAAAGAACCGACGACACGGGTTCTCGCGACGGCTGAGGGGATTGTCGATCCCTGGAGTTACTTCCTCGCCAATGGCGATTTCGTCGAAAGCAATCCCGATCTCGTGCCGCTGATCCTCAAGGAACTGGCGAATGTCGGCGCAAGGGCGCAGGCCAATATTGACGCGACGGCGAAGTCGCTGGCGGCGATCACCGGCGTTCCGGAGGATGTCACAAAGGTTTCGCTGACGCGCCCTGGCGCCGATCTCGGACGGGTCTCGCTGGTTGCTGATGAGGCTGTCAGCTATCAGCAGGCGCTTGCCGACGAGTTCTACGATCTGAAAATCGTGCCGAAGAAACTCAAGGTCGCCGATATCGTCTGGCGTCCGAAGGCGAGCTGA
- a CDS encoding class I SAM-dependent DNA methyltransferase, protein MTKNQKIDEEALAEAYNRALALEKAGDVDAAVKAYEEVLAIDPEDHGGAAVRIAAMGRGEPPSKAPDAYVETLFDQHAEAFEDILVEQLGYAVPMMVRQRLQTLKLGPFKRLLDLGCGTGLTGEALRDMADDITGIDISENMVEIAHEKDLYETLYVAEAEDFLEDNDDEPFDIITATDVLPYLGALEPLFFGAAENLVPGGLLIFSSETLPEATMAGRPYIVGPHQRFAHAETYVRERLAATGFEVLEVTDINVRMQDGNPTPGHLVVAKLKG, encoded by the coding sequence ATGACGAAGAACCAGAAAATTGACGAAGAGGCGCTTGCCGAAGCCTATAACCGCGCGCTGGCGCTTGAAAAAGCAGGCGATGTGGATGCCGCGGTAAAGGCCTATGAAGAGGTTCTGGCCATCGATCCGGAAGATCACGGCGGCGCGGCCGTCCGCATCGCCGCCATGGGCCGCGGAGAGCCGCCGTCGAAAGCGCCTGACGCCTATGTCGAGACCCTGTTCGACCAGCATGCCGAAGCCTTCGAAGATATTCTCGTCGAACAACTCGGTTATGCCGTGCCGATGATGGTGCGCCAGCGCCTGCAGACGCTGAAGCTCGGCCCCTTCAAGCGCCTGCTCGATCTCGGCTGCGGCACCGGCCTGACCGGCGAGGCGCTGCGCGACATGGCCGACGACATCACCGGTATCGACATTTCCGAAAACATGGTCGAGATCGCCCATGAGAAAGACCTCTACGAGACGCTTTACGTCGCTGAAGCCGAGGATTTTCTCGAGGACAATGACGACGAGCCCTTCGACATCATCACCGCAACCGATGTGCTGCCCTATCTCGGCGCGCTGGAACCGCTGTTTTTCGGCGCCGCCGAAAACCTCGTCCCCGGTGGGCTGTTGATCTTCTCCTCGGAAACTCTACCGGAAGCGACCATGGCCGGACGCCCCTATATCGTCGGCCCGCACCAGCGTTTCGCCCATGCGGAAACCTATGTGCGCGAAAGACTGGCGGCGACCGGTTTCGAGGTTCTCGAGGTGACGGATATCAACGTGCGCATGCAAGACGGCAACCCGACACCGGGTCATCTGGTGGTTGCGAAGCTCAAGGGCTGA
- a CDS encoding usg protein — translation MNKDMEMMLRGYGLTTAQIFYRMPDHPLVLQTYVWQDYDLAPDFPEMHGFLKFWQEKLDGPLHSVRYVHRQVISAQEWRALKGEFILH, via the coding sequence ATGAACAAGGACATGGAAATGATGCTGAGGGGCTACGGCCTCACCACCGCCCAGATTTTCTATCGCATGCCGGACCATCCGCTGGTTCTGCAGACCTATGTCTGGCAGGACTATGATCTCGCCCCGGACTTCCCCGAAATGCACGGTTTCCTCAAATTCTGGCAGGAAAAGCTCGACGGACCGTTGCACTCCGTCCGCTATGTGCACCGGCAGGTGATCTCGGCGCAGGAATGGCGCGCGCTGAAAGGAGAGTTCATCCTCCACTGA
- a CDS encoding ABC transporter permease has product MSHVQELIPPRPAPVAVDKPLNISRIAGIAVITLWLLLAAGLLFAMIEGWDWAKFERYGPRYIDGLITTITLVGSSIILGAILSVPIAFARMSENRVLGALAYAYVYVFRSTPLLAQLFLIYYGLGSFRQGLETVGLWWFFREAWYCGLLSLTLNTAAYQAEILRGAIRSVPQGQHEGAASLGLSKFITMRKVILPQALIVALRPYGNEIILMIKGSAVVSIVTVFDLMGQTRYAFSRTFDYQAYLWAAIFYLTIVETLRHVWAWLEARLTRHLKR; this is encoded by the coding sequence ATGAGCCACGTTCAGGAACTCATTCCACCGCGCCCTGCCCCGGTTGCCGTCGACAAACCGCTCAATATCTCGCGCATTGCCGGTATTGCCGTCATCACGCTTTGGCTGCTGCTCGCTGCCGGGCTGCTCTTTGCCATGATCGAAGGCTGGGACTGGGCGAAATTCGAGCGTTACGGGCCGCGTTACATTGACGGCCTCATCACCACCATCACATTGGTCGGCAGTTCGATCATCCTCGGCGCCATTCTCTCGGTGCCGATCGCCTTTGCCCGCATGTCGGAAAACCGCGTCCTCGGCGCGCTGGCCTATGCCTATGTCTACGTGTTTCGCAGCACGCCGCTGCTCGCGCAGCTCTTTCTGATCTATTACGGCCTCGGCAGCTTCCGCCAGGGGCTGGAAACCGTCGGCCTGTGGTGGTTCTTCCGTGAGGCGTGGTATTGCGGCCTCCTGTCGCTCACCCTCAACACTGCCGCCTATCAGGCCGAAATCCTGCGTGGCGCGATCCGCAGCGTGCCGCAAGGCCAGCACGAGGGCGCCGCCTCGCTCGGCCTCTCGAAATTCATCACCATGCGCAAGGTCATCCTGCCGCAGGCGCTCATCGTGGCGCTGCGTCCCTATGGCAACGAGATCATTCTGATGATCAAGGGCTCGGCGGTGGTCTCCATCGTCACGGTCTTCGACCTGATGGGACAGACGCGTTACGCCTTCTCCCGCACCTTTGATTATCAGGCCTATCTCTGGGCCGCGATCTTCTACCTGACGATCGTCGAGACGCTCCGACACGTCTGGGCATGGCTGGAAGCCCGCCTGACGCGCCATCTCAAGCGCTAG
- a CDS encoding ABC transporter permease, protein MSGAFSAIGAFWTYVSTLLDPFCGPVGLFSLFGNGTLVACGDAGWGDEIAFGVKVTITLALATLPVGLLIGFLIALAAQSEEKSLRLAAGIYTTIFRGLPELLTLFIVYYGIQILLQSVAGYVGITGPVEINAFVAGMIALSVVFSSYASEVLLSAFKAIPKGQYEAGHALGLSRGRTMVLIIIPQLVRIALPGMTNLWVILLKDTSYVSIIGLADIVRQTGIAARVSKEAFFFYGIACLLYLILALLSSIGIGFIDRWSRKSEASR, encoded by the coding sequence ATGAGCGGAGCATTTTCCGCCATAGGTGCGTTCTGGACCTATGTCTCGACACTTCTCGATCCCTTCTGCGGACCGGTCGGTCTCTTCTCGCTTTTCGGAAACGGCACCCTTGTCGCCTGCGGCGATGCCGGCTGGGGCGACGAAATCGCCTTCGGCGTCAAGGTCACCATAACCCTGGCGCTTGCCACGCTGCCCGTCGGGCTGCTGATCGGTTTCCTCATCGCGCTCGCAGCGCAATCCGAGGAAAAATCGCTCAGGCTCGCGGCCGGTATCTACACCACCATCTTTCGCGGCCTGCCGGAACTCCTGACGCTCTTCATCGTCTATTACGGCATCCAGATATTGCTGCAATCGGTCGCGGGTTATGTCGGCATCACCGGCCCCGTCGAGATCAACGCCTTCGTGGCGGGCATGATCGCGCTTTCCGTGGTGTTTTCGTCTTATGCCTCCGAAGTGCTGCTATCCGCCTTCAAGGCCATCCCAAAGGGGCAATATGAGGCAGGCCACGCACTCGGCCTTTCGCGTGGCCGCACCATGGTGCTCATCATCATTCCGCAGTTGGTCAGGATCGCCCTGCCCGGCATGACCAATCTCTGGGTCATCCTGCTGAAAGACACCTCCTATGTCTCGATCATCGGCCTTGCCGATATCGTGCGCCAGACCGGCATCGCCGCCCGTGTCAGCAAGGAAGCCTTCTTCTTTTACGGTATCGCCTGTCTGCTCTATCTTATCCTCGCACTTCTCTCCTCCATCGGGATCGGCTTCATCGATCGCTGGTCACGCAAATCGGAGGCGAGCCGATGA
- a CDS encoding ABC transporter substrate-binding protein — protein MPISTRLLAAVSIAAISLFSGAALAQDKIVIGTEGAYPPFNNLEADGTLTGFDIDIAKALCVEMKAECTFVTNDWDGIIPALQAKKFDAIIASMSITPERLEKVDFSKKYYNTPPAIAVPKDSPIKSVDDLKGKSLGAQGSTTHSNYAEKHFPGSDLKMYPTADEYKLDIANGRIDAVIDDIVVLSEWLKTDAGACCKILTPLPVDVEINGNGAGVAVRKGDTALADKFTAAIAGIRANGKYQEINKKYFDFDVYGQ, from the coding sequence ATGCCTATTTCCACCCGTCTGCTCGCAGCCGTATCGATTGCCGCCATCTCGCTGTTTTCAGGTGCTGCCCTCGCGCAGGACAAGATCGTCATCGGCACCGAAGGCGCCTACCCGCCTTTCAACAATCTTGAGGCCGACGGCACGCTGACCGGCTTCGACATCGACATCGCCAAGGCGCTCTGTGTCGAGATGAAGGCCGAGTGCACCTTCGTCACCAATGACTGGGACGGCATTATTCCGGCCCTGCAGGCCAAGAAGTTCGATGCCATCATCGCGTCCATGTCGATCACGCCCGAGCGTCTCGAGAAGGTCGACTTCTCCAAGAAATATTACAACACCCCGCCGGCAATCGCCGTGCCGAAGGATTCGCCGATCAAGTCGGTCGACGATCTCAAGGGCAAGTCGCTCGGCGCCCAGGGCTCCACCACCCACTCCAACTATGCCGAAAAGCATTTTCCGGGTTCCGACCTGAAAATGTATCCGACCGCGGACGAATATAAGCTCGATATCGCCAACGGCCGCATCGACGCCGTCATCGACGATATCGTCGTCCTTTCGGAATGGCTGAAGACGGATGCCGGCGCCTGCTGCAAGATCCTGACGCCGCTTCCGGTGGATGTCGAGATCAACGGCAATGGCGCGGGCGTTGCCGTGCGCAAGGGTGACACGGCGCTTGCCGACAAGTTTACCGCCGCCATCGCCGGCATCCGCGCCAACGGCAAATATCAGGAAATCAACAAAAAATACTTCGATTTCGACGTTTACGGCCAGTAA
- a CDS encoding OmpA family protein: MLKKNTLLTGVVFPLMSLAIAVEPAAAGFAGAARAQAQMPQSQTHESAAPMILAQAQPEEQNPEEELRKKRQQAEEAQPQAEPPKQEQAPEAPRERPPEPKQEAAPAEPRPEPQREPQREAQPEPQREPQQQREARPEPAPAEQPQERPRRPERAQEPQGGGEQQPARQREAAPEAAPAEQQPKERPRKPERAEQPAGEGEQRPRKERAKEPAAEQPAARPENAEQPAKPREPAAEKKPQVEEKAPEQKSEPAEKAVPEKKPAAPEPAAKEAPVPTEAPTPARPPAPEAQPNPAPGQQPSEKPPVEGQGKAEPAAPLPGTPTPPPPSGATTGQAPAGEPVPNQVAIPQTEAPASTKEELDKAKAIAKDPSKTADTVILPVDKGAAVLDSDKEVERSGNRQTREERRREREQAGDVKVPTSDAEAQRAGAGEGKAPPPPVKMEAITSQQGERIDRRPQYERPEGVREWQPREGRPRDRDRDAPIILQFGDRVVVRGDDNQRFIRDGGEPYYERLPGGRVRETVERRDGTQVVTIRNRYGDVIQRSRIDDRGREYVLFYAPDLMDDPDRDYVYRDPGLDLPPMRLRIPVRDYIIDTSSDPDRDYYRFLEQPPVEPVERVYSLDEVRYSARIRDKVRRIDLDTITFATGSAEIPMAQARSLRKVADAINKALEKNPGETFLIEGHTDAVGSDESNLVLSDERAASVANVLTDVYGIPPENLATQGYGERYLKVQTLGPEQQNRRVTIRRVTPLVKPVAQN, encoded by the coding sequence ATGCTGAAGAAGAACACATTGCTGACGGGGGTGGTTTTCCCCCTCATGTCGCTGGCGATCGCGGTGGAACCGGCCGCCGCCGGTTTTGCCGGGGCCGCGCGGGCGCAGGCGCAGATGCCGCAATCGCAGACTCATGAGTCTGCGGCTCCGATGATATTGGCTCAGGCGCAACCGGAGGAACAGAACCCGGAAGAGGAGCTGCGAAAGAAGCGCCAGCAGGCCGAAGAGGCGCAGCCGCAGGCCGAACCTCCAAAGCAGGAACAGGCGCCGGAAGCACCACGCGAACGGCCGCCCGAGCCCAAGCAGGAGGCAGCCCCCGCCGAGCCGCGTCCTGAACCTCAACGGGAACCGCAGCGCGAAGCTCAGCCGGAACCCCAGCGCGAGCCTCAGCAGCAGCGCGAGGCCCGCCCCGAGCCTGCGCCTGCCGAGCAGCCGCAGGAGCGCCCACGCCGTCCCGAACGTGCGCAGGAGCCCCAGGGTGGAGGCGAGCAGCAGCCGGCACGCCAGCGGGAGGCCGCACCTGAAGCAGCACCGGCCGAACAGCAGCCAAAGGAACGTCCGCGCAAACCCGAACGGGCAGAGCAGCCTGCGGGCGAGGGCGAACAGCGTCCGCGCAAGGAACGCGCGAAGGAGCCGGCTGCCGAACAGCCCGCCGCACGTCCGGAAAATGCCGAACAGCCGGCCAAGCCCCGCGAGCCGGCAGCCGAGAAAAAGCCGCAGGTAGAGGAAAAGGCCCCGGAACAGAAATCGGAACCGGCTGAAAAGGCTGTTCCGGAGAAAAAGCCGGCCGCGCCGGAACCCGCTGCGAAGGAAGCGCCTGTACCCACCGAAGCGCCCACGCCTGCGCGACCGCCGGCTCCCGAGGCGCAGCCCAATCCTGCTCCCGGTCAGCAGCCTTCCGAAAAGCCGCCGGTAGAAGGCCAGGGTAAAGCCGAGCCCGCAGCACCGCTGCCAGGCACGCCGACGCCTCCGCCCCCAAGTGGCGCCACAACCGGACAGGCGCCTGCCGGCGAACCGGTTCCCAATCAGGTCGCCATTCCGCAGACGGAAGCGCCTGCGTCGACCAAGGAGGAACTGGACAAGGCCAAGGCGATCGCCAAGGATCCGTCCAAGACCGCTGACACGGTCATCCTGCCCGTCGACAAGGGTGCAGCGGTCCTTGATAGCGACAAGGAAGTGGAACGGTCCGGCAACCGTCAGACCCGTGAGGAACGCCGTCGTGAACGCGAACAGGCCGGTGATGTGAAAGTGCCGACCTCTGACGCCGAAGCGCAGCGCGCCGGTGCCGGCGAAGGCAAGGCCCCGCCGCCGCCCGTGAAGATGGAAGCGATCACCTCCCAGCAGGGCGAGCGCATCGACCGCCGTCCGCAATATGAGCGGCCGGAAGGCGTGCGCGAATGGCAGCCGCGTGAAGGCCGTCCACGTGACCGGGACCGCGACGCGCCGATCATCCTGCAATTCGGCGACCGCGTCGTTGTACGCGGCGACGATAACCAGCGCTTCATCCGCGATGGCGGCGAGCCTTATTATGAGCGCCTGCCGGGCGGCCGTGTCCGCGAGACGGTGGAGCGCCGTGATGGCACGCAGGTCGTAACGATCCGCAACCGTTATGGCGACGTCATTCAGCGTTCGCGCATCGACGACCGGGGCCGGGAATATGTACTGTTCTATGCGCCCGATCTGATGGATGATCCCGACCGCGACTACGTCTATCGCGATCCGGGCCTCGACCTGCCGCCGATGCGCCTGCGCATCCCCGTGCGTGACTACATCATCGACACGTCGAGCGATCCTGACCGCGACTATTACCGCTTCCTGGAGCAGCCGCCGGTCGAGCCGGTGGAGCGTGTCTACTCGCTGGATGAAGTGCGCTACTCGGCCCGTATCCGCGACAAGGTGCGCCGTATCGACCTCGATACGATCACCTTCGCCACCGGCAGCGCCGAAATTCCGATGGCGCAGGCACGTTCGCTGCGCAAGGTGGCGGATGCGATCAACAAGGCGCTGGAGAAAAACCCGGGCGAAACCTTCCTCATCGAAGGCCATACCGATGCCGTCGGTTCGGATGAAAGCAACCTCGTGCTTTCCGACGAACGCGCCGCATCAGTCGCCAATGTGCTGACCGATGTCTACGGCATTCCGCCGGAAAACCTGGCGACGCAGGGTTATGGCGAGCGTTACCTGAAGGTTCAGACGCTCGGCCCGGAACAGCAGAACCGCCGCGTCACCATCCGCCGCGTGACACCGCTGGTGAAGCCGGTCGCCCAGAACTGA